The Pseudomonas sp. FP2309 genome has a window encoding:
- a CDS encoding cation-translocating P-type ATPase, which produces MNGSTTFDLPISGMTCASCAGRVERALGKVPGVQSVSVNLANERAHVQVLGQIDPAVLIAAVDKAGYTATLPQSETATDANQAQRLHRERWALLLAIALALPLVLPMLVQPFGLHWMLPAWVQFALATPVQFIFGARFYIAAWKAVRAGAGNMDLLVAIGTSAGYGLSLYEWLTAPAGSMPHLYFEASAVVIALVLLGKYLESRAKRQTASAIRALEALRPERAIRVRDGREEDVAIHTLKLDDRVLVKPGERFPVDGEVIEGQSHADEALISGESLPVPKQPGDKVTGGAINGEGRLLVRTTALGAESVLARIIRLVEDAQAAKAPIQKLVDKVSQVFVPTVLVLALITLLGWWLYGASLETAIINAVAVLVIACPCALGLATPTAIMAGTGVAARYGILIKDAEALERAHAVSTVVFDKTGTLTSGTPKIAHLTAVDGHASVLLQQAGALQRGSEHPLAKAVLDACRERGLTVADVSASQSLTGRGIAGTLDGRQLALGNRRLLEDSGLSAGDLTGSAQEWEAEGRTLSWLIETGAHPKVLGLFAFGDTLKPGALEAVEQLKARGIGSHLLTGDNRGSARVVAHALGIADVHAEVLPADKAATVAELKKTGVVAMVGDGINDAPALAAADIGIAMGGGTDVAMHAAGITLMRGDPRLVPAALEISRKTYAKIRQNLFWAFVYNLIGIPLAAFGLLNQVLAGAAMALSSVSVVSNALLLKTWKPKDVEDQRP; this is translated from the coding sequence ATGAATGGATCGACCACCTTCGACCTGCCCATCAGCGGCATGACCTGCGCCAGCTGTGCCGGGCGTGTCGAGCGCGCTCTGGGCAAAGTGCCGGGGGTGCAAAGCGTCAGTGTCAACCTGGCCAACGAACGGGCGCATGTTCAAGTGCTCGGCCAGATCGACCCGGCTGTCTTGATCGCCGCCGTCGACAAGGCCGGCTACACCGCCACCCTGCCCCAAAGCGAAACCGCCACCGACGCCAACCAGGCCCAGCGCCTGCACCGTGAACGTTGGGCACTGCTGCTGGCCATCGCGCTGGCGCTGCCGTTGGTACTGCCCATGCTGGTACAGCCCTTCGGCCTGCATTGGATGCTGCCCGCCTGGGTGCAATTCGCCCTGGCCACCCCCGTGCAGTTCATCTTCGGTGCACGCTTCTATATCGCCGCCTGGAAGGCCGTGCGCGCCGGCGCCGGCAACATGGACCTGCTGGTGGCCATCGGCACCAGTGCCGGCTACGGGCTGAGCCTGTATGAGTGGCTCACCGCCCCCGCCGGCAGCATGCCGCACCTGTACTTCGAAGCCTCGGCCGTGGTGATCGCGCTGGTGCTGCTGGGTAAATACCTGGAAAGCCGCGCCAAACGCCAGACCGCCAGCGCCATCCGTGCGCTGGAGGCCCTGCGTCCGGAACGGGCGATTCGTGTGCGGGATGGTCGTGAGGAAGACGTCGCCATCCATACCCTGAAGCTCGACGACCGGGTGCTGGTCAAACCCGGCGAGCGTTTCCCGGTAGACGGTGAAGTGATAGAAGGCCAAAGCCACGCCGACGAGGCGCTGATCAGCGGCGAAAGCCTGCCGGTGCCCAAACAACCCGGCGACAAAGTCACCGGCGGCGCCATCAATGGCGAAGGCCGCCTGCTGGTGCGTACCACCGCCCTGGGCGCCGAAAGCGTATTGGCGCGAATCATCCGCCTGGTCGAAGACGCCCAGGCGGCCAAGGCGCCGATCCAGAAACTGGTGGATAAAGTCAGCCAGGTCTTCGTGCCCACCGTGTTGGTGCTGGCGTTGATCACATTGCTGGGCTGGTGGCTGTATGGCGCATCCTTGGAGACCGCGATCATCAATGCCGTGGCGGTGCTGGTAATCGCCTGCCCCTGCGCCCTGGGCCTGGCGACGCCGACTGCGATCATGGCCGGTACCGGCGTCGCCGCCCGCTACGGCATCCTGATCAAGGACGCCGAAGCTTTGGAGCGCGCCCATGCAGTCAGCACCGTGGTGTTCGACAAGACCGGCACCCTCACCTCCGGCACGCCAAAAATCGCCCACCTGACCGCTGTCGATGGTCACGCGTCTGTGCTGCTGCAACAGGCCGGCGCGCTGCAACGCGGCAGCGAGCACCCGCTGGCCAAGGCCGTGCTGGATGCCTGCCGCGAACGGGGCCTGACGGTAGCGGATGTCAGCGCCAGCCAATCCCTGACCGGGCGCGGCATCGCAGGCACCCTCGACGGCCGTCAACTGGCCCTGGGCAACCGCCGCCTGCTCGAAGACAGCGGCTTGAGTGCGGGCGACCTGACAGGCTCAGCCCAAGAGTGGGAGGCCGAAGGCCGCACCTTGTCCTGGCTGATTGAAACAGGCGCGCACCCCAAGGTGCTCGGGCTGTTCGCCTTTGGCGACACCCTCAAGCCCGGTGCGCTGGAGGCGGTTGAACAACTCAAAGCCCGAGGTATCGGCAGCCATTTGCTCACCGGCGACAATCGCGGCAGCGCCCGCGTGGTGGCGCACGCCCTGGGCATAGCGGATGTTCACGCCGAAGTACTGCCCGCCGATAAAGCCGCCACCGTCGCTGAACTGAAAAAAACCGGGGTCGTGGCCATGGTCGGCGACGGCATTAACGACGCCCCGGCCCTGGCCGCCGCGGACATCGGCATCGCCATGGGCGGTGGTACCGACGTGGCAATGCACGCGGCCGGGATCACTTTGATGCGTGGCGACCCGCGCCTGGTGCCTGCGGCGCTGGAGATCAGCCGCAAGACCTACGCCAAAATCCGCCAGAACCTGTTCTGGGCCTTTGTGTATAACCTGATCGGTATTCCCCTGGCCGCGTTCGGCCTGCTGAATCAGGTGTTGGCCGGCGCCGCCATGGCGTTGTCCAGCGTCAGTGTGGTGAGCAATGCCTTGTTGTTAAAAACCTGGAAACCAAAGGACGTGGAGGATCAACGCCCATGA
- a CDS encoding heavy-metal-associated domain-containing protein, translating to MQVFSVEGMTCGHCVKAVTQAVQSQDPAASVKVDLAAREVGVESRLSAEEVIRLICEEGYSAKLA from the coding sequence ATGCAAGTATTCAGCGTAGAAGGGATGACCTGCGGCCATTGCGTCAAGGCGGTGACCCAGGCCGTGCAAAGCCAGGACCCGGCCGCCAGCGTCAAGGTTGATCTGGCCGCCAGGGAAGTCGGTGTGGAGAGCCGTTTGTCTGCCGAGGAGGTGATCCGCCTGATTTGCGAAGAAGGTTACAGCGCCAAGCTCGCCTGA
- a CDS encoding Bcr/CflA family multidrug efflux MFS transporter, with the protein MNLRIILILGALSAFAPLAIDFYLPGFPAMATAFATDEKHIQLTLAVYFAGLAIGQLIYGPLADRFGRRGPLLSGVTLFTLASFACAYAPSLDWLIGARFVQALGGCAGMVISRAVVSDKCDAVGSAKVFSQLMLVTGLAPILAPLAGGVMVGLWGWQSIFLALTLFSVMAAVAVAFGLPETFPAHQPRQPLSGSLRRYFGLLSDRVYLGYALTGALSIAGMFAYIAGSPFVFIKLYGVPAEHYGWVFGSNAAGFILVAQLNARLLAKRGPAFLLSRSVWVYLLAGLTLLGITALRTDALWPLLVPLFICIASLGCILPNTSACAMSGQGARAGSASALLGCIQFGVAAGAASLVGMLHDGTAMPMAMVISLCGVLAVTVAVMTQRLQRARALQAQV; encoded by the coding sequence ATGAACCTTCGCATAATTCTGATTCTGGGCGCCTTAAGCGCCTTCGCGCCGCTGGCGATCGATTTTTACTTGCCGGGCTTCCCGGCGATGGCCACGGCGTTCGCCACCGATGAAAAGCATATCCAGCTGACCCTGGCGGTGTACTTCGCAGGGCTTGCCATTGGCCAATTGATTTATGGACCACTGGCAGACCGTTTCGGCCGCCGCGGGCCGCTGCTCAGTGGCGTGACCTTATTCACCCTGGCCTCTTTCGCCTGCGCCTATGCACCGTCTCTGGACTGGCTGATCGGCGCGCGTTTCGTACAGGCACTGGGTGGTTGTGCGGGCATGGTGATTTCCCGCGCCGTGGTCAGCGACAAGTGTGATGCGGTGGGCTCGGCCAAGGTGTTTTCCCAATTGATGCTGGTGACCGGCCTGGCGCCGATCCTCGCGCCGCTGGCCGGCGGGGTGATGGTTGGGTTGTGGGGCTGGCAGTCGATCTTCCTGGCGTTGACCCTCTTCAGCGTGATGGCCGCCGTCGCCGTGGCGTTCGGCCTGCCGGAAACCTTCCCGGCCCACCAGCCGCGCCAGCCCTTGTCAGGCTCGCTGCGCCGCTACTTCGGACTGCTGTCGGACCGGGTTTACCTCGGCTATGCCCTCACCGGCGCGCTGTCGATTGCCGGGATGTTCGCCTACATTGCCGGCTCGCCGTTCGTGTTTATCAAACTCTACGGCGTGCCCGCCGAGCATTACGGCTGGGTATTTGGCTCCAATGCCGCCGGTTTTATCCTGGTGGCGCAACTCAACGCCCGTCTGCTGGCCAAGCGTGGCCCGGCGTTTTTGCTGTCGCGTTCGGTGTGGGTGTATCTGCTGGCGGGCCTGACGTTGCTGGGCATCACGGCATTGCGCACGGATGCACTGTGGCCGTTGTTGGTGCCGCTGTTTATCTGCATCGCCAGTCTGGGCTGCATTTTGCCCAACACCTCTGCCTGCGCCATGAGCGGGCAGGGCGCCAGGGCCGGCAGTGCCTCGGCATTGCTCGGGTGCATCCAGTTCGGTGTGGCGGCGGGGGCGGCGTCTTTGGTCGGGATGCTGCACGATGGCACAGCCATGCCGATGGCGATGGTCATCAGCCTGTGCGGTGTATTGGCGGTGACGGTGGCCGTGATGACCCAGCGCCTGCAACGGGCCAGGGCCCTGCAAGCGCAGGTCTGA
- a CDS encoding zinc-binding alcohol dehydrogenase family protein, giving the protein MKAIAYYASLPINDEKSLQDIELPEPVAGPRDLLVDVKAISVNPVDTKVRQNVAPENGTAKVLGWDVAGVVKAVGSDVSLFKVGDKVFYAGSLIRPGGNSELHTVDERIVGHMPKSLGFAEAAALPLTAITAWELLFERLQVREGQQDEGQSLLIVGAAGGVGSILTQLASQLTALKVIGTASRPETQEWAKALGADLVIDHSQPLSEALKQAGHPQVTHVASLTQTDQHLDQLVEALQPQGKLALIDDPKVLDVSKLKRKSLSLHWEFMYTRSMFETPDMIEQHNLLNRVAELIDAGTLRTTVGEHFGVINATNLRRAHALLESGKAKGKIVLEGF; this is encoded by the coding sequence ATGAAAGCCATCGCCTACTACGCATCCCTGCCGATCAACGACGAAAAATCTCTGCAAGACATCGAACTGCCGGAGCCGGTCGCCGGCCCGCGCGATTTGCTGGTGGACGTCAAAGCCATCTCGGTCAACCCCGTGGACACCAAGGTGCGCCAGAATGTCGCTCCGGAAAACGGCACCGCCAAAGTGCTGGGCTGGGACGTGGCCGGCGTGGTCAAGGCCGTCGGCAGCGACGTGAGCCTGTTCAAGGTCGGCGACAAAGTGTTCTACGCCGGCTCCCTGATACGCCCAGGTGGCAACAGCGAGCTGCACACCGTGGACGAGCGCATCGTCGGCCATATGCCCAAGAGCCTGGGTTTTGCCGAAGCCGCCGCACTGCCGCTGACCGCCATTACGGCCTGGGAACTGCTGTTCGAGCGCCTGCAGGTGCGCGAAGGCCAACAGGACGAAGGCCAGAGCCTGCTGATTGTCGGCGCCGCCGGTGGCGTGGGCTCGATCTTGACCCAATTGGCCAGCCAGCTCACCGCCTTGAAAGTGATCGGCACCGCTTCGCGCCCGGAAACCCAGGAATGGGCCAAGGCGCTCGGCGCCGACCTGGTGATCGACCACAGCCAACCGCTGAGCGAAGCCTTGAAACAGGCCGGCCACCCTCAAGTGACTCACGTCGCCAGCCTGACCCAGACCGATCAGCATCTGGACCAGTTGGTAGAGGCGCTGCAACCCCAGGGCAAGCTGGCATTGATTGATGACCCCAAGGTGCTGGACGTGAGCAAACTCAAACGCAAGAGCCTGTCGCTGCATTGGGAGTTCATGTACACGCGCTCGATGTTCGAAACGCCGGACATGATCGAACAGCACAACCTGCTCAATCGCGTGGCTGAGCTGATCGATGCCGGCACCTTGAGAACCACGGTGGGCGAGCACTTCGGTGTGATCAATGCGACGAACCTGCGCCGCGCCCATGCACTGCTGGAAAGCGGTAAGGCCAAGGGCAAAATCGTACTGGAAGGCTTCTGA
- a CDS encoding putative quinol monooxygenase: MSTAFNVIATLIAKPGQQATLERLLRGLLEPTRLEAGCQQYDLYQDQQHPETFYMLERWSDDAALADHDRSAHIQSFRAQAADVIEHFELKRLTFLA, from the coding sequence ATGTCCACTGCCTTTAACGTCATTGCCACACTGATCGCCAAGCCTGGCCAACAAGCGACCCTGGAGCGATTGCTGCGCGGCCTGCTGGAACCGACTCGCCTCGAAGCCGGTTGCCAGCAGTACGACCTTTACCAGGACCAGCAACATCCCGAGACCTTCTACATGCTCGAACGCTGGAGCGACGACGCGGCGCTGGCCGACCACGACAGGAGCGCGCATATCCAGAGTTTTCGCGCTCAGGCGGCTGACGTGATCGAACACTTCGAACTCAAGCGCCTGACATTTCTTGCCTGA